From a single Nocardioides panacis genomic region:
- a CDS encoding histidinol-phosphate transaminase, translated as MTFTAPLREELRGVEPYGAPQIDVPVQLNVNENPYGPSEAVVADVAAAVADATRTLNRYPDREFTALREDLAAYLGHGVTPAQVWAANGSNEVMLQILQAFGGPGRTAVSFAPTYSMYPEYARDAMTDWVVGHREEDFSLDVAHAVEVIAKHRPSVVLLPSPNNPTGTALPPATVTAVCAAAAEVDGIVVIDEAYGEFRRAGTPSALEVLAETPNLVVSRTMSKAFALAGARLGYLAASTEITDALRVVRLPYHLSAVTQAVARVALRHADELLARVDDLRAERDRTVSWLRGQGLTVAESDANYVLFGRFADRHAVWQGLLDQGVLIRETGPDGWLRVSVGTPAEMTAFHTALTATLGRGLG; from the coding sequence GTGACCTTCACAGCGCCTCTGCGCGAGGAGCTGCGCGGTGTCGAGCCGTACGGCGCCCCGCAGATCGACGTACCCGTCCAGCTCAACGTCAACGAGAACCCCTACGGCCCGAGCGAGGCGGTCGTCGCCGACGTCGCGGCCGCGGTCGCGGACGCGACCCGCACGCTGAACCGCTACCCGGACCGGGAGTTCACCGCGCTGCGGGAGGACCTCGCGGCCTACCTCGGGCACGGCGTCACGCCCGCCCAGGTCTGGGCCGCCAACGGCTCCAACGAGGTGATGCTGCAGATCCTGCAGGCCTTCGGCGGCCCGGGCCGCACGGCGGTGTCGTTCGCGCCGACGTACTCGATGTACCCGGAGTACGCCCGCGACGCGATGACCGACTGGGTCGTCGGCCACCGCGAGGAGGACTTCTCCCTCGACGTCGCGCACGCCGTCGAGGTGATCGCGAAGCACCGGCCGAGCGTGGTGCTGCTGCCCTCGCCGAACAACCCCACCGGCACCGCCCTGCCGCCCGCGACGGTGACCGCCGTGTGCGCCGCCGCCGCGGAGGTCGACGGGATCGTGGTGATCGACGAGGCCTACGGCGAGTTCCGCAGGGCGGGCACGCCGAGCGCGCTCGAGGTGCTCGCGGAGACCCCGAACCTGGTCGTCAGCCGCACGATGAGCAAGGCGTTCGCGCTGGCCGGAGCCCGGCTCGGCTACCTGGCCGCCTCGACGGAGATCACCGACGCGCTGCGCGTGGTCCGGCTGCCCTACCACCTGTCCGCGGTCACCCAGGCGGTCGCGCGGGTGGCGCTGCGGCACGCCGACGAGCTGCTCGCCCGGGTCGACGACCTGCGCGCCGAGCGGGACCGCACGGTGAGCTGGCTGCGCGGCCAGGGGCTCACGGTCGCGGAGAGCGACGCCAACTACGTGCTGTTCGGCCGGTTCGCGGACCGCCACGCGGTCTGGCAGGGTCTACTGGACCAGGGCGTGCTGATCCGCGAGACCGGCCCGGACGGCTGGCTCCGGGTCTCCGTCGGCACTCCCGCGGAGATGACCGCGTTCCACACAGCGCTGACGGCCACCCTAGGAAGAGGTCTCGGATGA
- the hisD gene encoding histidinol dehydrogenase, which translates to MIRRIDLRGATAPDYRTVVPRADFDVEAALDVVRPICDAVRHRGVEAITEYSARFDGVEQTDIAVPVAAIHAALEQLDPAIRAGLEESVRRLRATCEAELEQDVTTQVVPGGTVSQMMVPIQRVGLYVPGGIAPLVSSVVMNVVPAQVAGVESIALTSSPQKAFGGLPHPTILAACALLGIEEVYAVGGAQAVAMFAYGAGPCRKVDLVTGPGNIYTVSAKRLLKGTVGIDSEAGPTEIAILADDTADPAYVAADLLSQAEHDPMAAAVLVTPSTTLADEVEAELDKQVSATRHVERIRTSLSGEQSGIVLVDDLEQGLQVVDAYAAEHLEIQTRDAAALARRVRNAGAIFVGPFAPVSLGDYCAGSNHVLPTGGCACHSSGLSVRSFRKALHVIEYDEQALRDVASHVVTLAEAEDLPGHGAAVRVRVEER; encoded by the coding sequence ATGATCCGCCGCATCGACCTCCGGGGAGCCACCGCCCCCGACTACCGCACCGTCGTGCCCCGCGCCGACTTCGACGTCGAGGCCGCCCTCGACGTCGTGCGCCCGATCTGCGACGCCGTGCGTCATCGGGGAGTGGAGGCCATCACGGAGTACTCCGCGCGGTTCGACGGCGTCGAGCAGACCGACATCGCGGTGCCGGTCGCGGCGATCCACGCGGCCCTCGAGCAGCTCGACCCGGCGATCCGGGCCGGCCTCGAGGAGTCGGTGAGGCGGCTGCGCGCCACCTGCGAGGCCGAGCTCGAGCAGGACGTCACCACGCAGGTCGTCCCCGGCGGGACGGTCAGCCAGATGATGGTGCCGATCCAGCGGGTCGGGCTCTACGTCCCCGGCGGCATCGCGCCGCTGGTGTCCAGCGTGGTGATGAACGTGGTCCCCGCGCAGGTGGCCGGCGTCGAGTCGATCGCGCTGACGTCCTCCCCGCAGAAGGCGTTCGGCGGACTGCCGCACCCGACGATCCTGGCGGCGTGCGCCCTGCTCGGCATCGAGGAGGTGTACGCCGTCGGCGGCGCCCAGGCCGTCGCGATGTTCGCCTACGGCGCCGGCCCGTGCCGCAAGGTCGACCTGGTCACCGGGCCCGGCAACATCTACACCGTCTCCGCCAAGCGGCTGCTCAAGGGCACCGTCGGCATCGACTCGGAGGCCGGACCGACCGAGATCGCGATCCTCGCCGACGACACCGCCGACCCGGCGTACGTCGCGGCCGACCTGCTCAGCCAGGCCGAGCACGACCCGATGGCCGCGGCCGTGCTGGTCACCCCGTCGACGACGCTCGCCGACGAGGTCGAGGCCGAGCTCGACAAGCAGGTCTCGGCCACCCGGCACGTCGAGCGGATCCGCACCTCGCTGTCGGGCGAGCAGTCCGGGATCGTGCTGGTCGACGACCTCGAGCAGGGCCTGCAGGTCGTCGACGCCTACGCCGCCGAGCACCTCGAGATCCAGACCCGCGACGCCGCCGCCCTGGCCCGCCGGGTGCGCAACGCCGGCGCGATCTTCGTCGGCCCCTTCGCGCCCGTCTCGCTCGGCGACTACTGCGCCGGCTCCAACCACGTCCTGCCCACCGGCGGCTGCGCCTGCCACAGCTCCGGGCTGTCGGTGCGGTCGTTCCGCAAGGCCCTGCACGTCATCGAGTACGACGAGCAGGCGCTGCGCGACGTCGCCTCCCACGTGGTCACGCTGGCCGAGGCCGAGGACCTGCCCGGTCACGGCGCGGCCGTCCGCGTCCGGGTCGAGGAGCGCTGA
- a CDS encoding LON peptidase substrate-binding domain-containing protein: MREQLPIFPLNTVMFPGVTVPLHVFEDRYRALVHHLLAIPDKSLRLFGVVAIREGYEVGAHGVHSVHRVGCVVQMVSVEPYEDGRFDIEVVGRHRLRLDGLDTSGEFLVGDVEVLTERTPKGTDATHEAERTFATFEEYRRRLSQLRGGDVLDGDLPRDPEFLSYSLSATCLLTLTERQELLEADTPLERLVMLRHALREEMRAMRAIPSLPATEVARTRWSPN; encoded by the coding sequence GTGCGCGAGCAGCTGCCGATCTTCCCCCTCAACACCGTGATGTTCCCCGGTGTCACGGTGCCCCTGCACGTCTTCGAGGACCGCTACCGCGCGCTGGTCCACCACCTGCTCGCCATCCCCGACAAGTCCCTGCGGCTGTTCGGGGTGGTCGCGATCCGGGAGGGCTACGAGGTCGGGGCGCACGGCGTGCACTCGGTGCACCGGGTGGGCTGCGTGGTCCAGATGGTCTCGGTCGAGCCCTACGAGGACGGCCGCTTCGACATCGAGGTGGTCGGCCGGCACCGGCTGCGGCTCGACGGCCTCGACACCTCCGGGGAGTTCCTGGTCGGCGACGTCGAGGTGCTGACCGAACGCACCCCCAAGGGCACCGACGCGACCCACGAGGCCGAGCGCACGTTCGCGACGTTCGAGGAGTACCGCCGCCGGCTCTCGCAGCTGCGCGGCGGGGACGTGCTCGACGGCGACCTGCCGCGCGACCCCGAGTTCCTCTCCTACAGCCTGTCCGCGACCTGCCTGCTCACCCTCACCGAGCGCCAGGAGCTGCTGGAGGCGGACACCCCGCTCGAGCGGCTGGTGATGTTGCGGCACGCGCTGCGCGAGGAGATGCGCGCGATGCGGGCGATCCCGTCACTCCCGGCCACCGAGGTCGCGCGCACCCGCTGGTCCCCCAACTAG
- the ybaK gene encoding Cys-tRNA(Pro) deacylase, which produces MASRRGAGGTPATVALTKAGIAFTEHAYAHDPAAASYGLEAADVLGLDPARVLKTLLVSVDGRLVVGVVPVSGQLDLKAVAAAVGGKKATMADPAAAERATGYVVGGISPVGQKRAHPTVLDESALACDVVYVSGGRRGLDLGLSPADLVRVTGATVAPIGRPPAR; this is translated from the coding sequence GTGGCGTCCCGGCGCGGCGCGGGCGGCACCCCGGCGACGGTCGCCCTGACGAAGGCGGGCATCGCCTTCACCGAGCACGCGTACGCCCACGACCCGGCGGCCGCGTCGTACGGCCTGGAGGCGGCCGACGTCCTCGGGCTGGACCCGGCGCGGGTGCTCAAGACGCTGCTCGTCTCGGTCGACGGCCGGCTCGTCGTCGGCGTGGTGCCGGTGTCCGGACAGCTCGACCTCAAGGCGGTCGCCGCCGCGGTCGGGGGCAAGAAGGCGACGATGGCCGACCCGGCCGCGGCCGAGCGGGCGACCGGGTACGTCGTCGGCGGGATCTCCCCGGTCGGCCAGAAGCGGGCCCACCCCACGGTGCTCGACGAGTCCGCGCTGGCGTGCGACGTCGTCTACGTCTCCGGCGGGCGGCGGGGTCTGGACCTCGGCCTCTCCCCCGCCGACCTGGTCCGCGTCACGGGGGCGACGGTGGCCCCGATCGGCCGTCCGCCCGCCCGTTGA
- a CDS encoding aldo/keto reductase, whose translation MEYRSLGRTGMQVSPLCLGAMMFGAWGEPDHDTSVGIIHRALDAGINFVDTADVYSQGESEEIVGKALKGRRDDVILATKFHGQMGVDVGAPMGTPGDPNKRGNSRRWILAEVENSLRRLQTDWIDLYQVHRPDPETDLEETLGALTDLQRQGKIRAFGCSTYPAHQVVEAHWTSERRGLGRFVTEQPPYSLLVRGIERDLLPVAQRYGMGVLPWSPLAGGWLSGRYRKGRDAPESRRAARMPARFDLSDPVNQAKLDAVEALAVLAEESGLSLVHLALAFVMQHPAVTSPIIGPRTLEHLESQVGAADVTLSSDVLDRIDEIVPPGRTLAASDEGYVAPAVADKRLRRR comes from the coding sequence ATGGAGTACCGCAGCCTCGGACGCACCGGAATGCAGGTCAGCCCGCTCTGTCTCGGAGCGATGATGTTCGGGGCCTGGGGGGAGCCCGACCACGACACGTCGGTCGGGATCATCCACCGGGCGCTCGACGCAGGCATCAACTTCGTGGACACCGCCGACGTGTACTCGCAGGGCGAGTCCGAGGAGATCGTCGGCAAGGCGCTCAAGGGCCGTCGGGACGACGTGATCCTGGCGACCAAGTTCCACGGCCAGATGGGCGTGGACGTCGGCGCGCCGATGGGCACCCCGGGCGACCCCAACAAGCGGGGCAACTCGCGCCGCTGGATCCTCGCGGAGGTGGAGAACAGCCTGCGCCGGCTGCAGACCGACTGGATCGACCTCTACCAGGTGCACCGGCCCGACCCGGAGACCGACCTCGAGGAGACCCTGGGTGCGCTGACGGACCTGCAGCGGCAGGGCAAGATCCGGGCGTTCGGCTGCTCGACGTACCCCGCCCACCAGGTCGTCGAGGCGCACTGGACCTCCGAGCGGCGTGGCCTCGGGCGCTTCGTCACCGAGCAGCCGCCGTACTCCCTGCTGGTGCGCGGGATCGAGAGGGACCTGCTGCCGGTCGCGCAGCGCTACGGCATGGGCGTGCTGCCCTGGAGCCCACTCGCCGGCGGCTGGCTGAGCGGCCGCTACCGCAAGGGCCGGGACGCGCCGGAGTCCCGGCGCGCCGCCCGGATGCCGGCCCGCTTCGACCTGAGCGACCCGGTCAACCAGGCCAAGCTCGACGCCGTGGAGGCCCTTGCGGTGCTCGCGGAGGAGTCCGGCCTGTCGCTGGTCCACCTGGCACTCGCGTTCGTGATGCAGCACCCGGCCGTCACCTCGCCGATCATCGGCCCGCGCACCCTGGAGCACCTCGAGTCGCAGGTCGGCGCCGCCGACGTGACGCTGAGCAGCGACGTGCTGGACCGGATCGACGAGATCGTCCCGCCGGGCCGGACGCTGGCCGCGTCCGACGAGGGGTACGTCGCCCCGGCCGTCGCGGACAAGCGGCTCCGCCGGCGCTAG
- a CDS encoding HAD family hydrolase yields the protein MLASWREGPTRRAIVAFVERTVAEHVPVAERVAVFDNDGTLWCEQPLPSPADFIARRLSEMADVDPDLRDRQPWKAAYENDPTWLRTVLAEHYAGDDRALPTLLDGILAAYDGIDVDDFEARSGAFLRTARHPTLGRRYVDCAYAPMVELLGYLEENGFTSYIASGGGRDFMRSVSQEVYGIPRDRVIGSASTLTYTSGPGGGTITHNAEADYLDDGPQKPVRIGSRTGRRPLLAAGNSNGDVPMLEFAHRDDGATLRLLVAHDDAAREFAYTTGAERALARAAEQGWTVVSMKDDWTRVF from the coding sequence ATGCTGGCAAGCTGGCGGGAGGGCCCCACGAGGCGCGCGATCGTGGCCTTCGTCGAGCGGACGGTGGCCGAGCACGTGCCGGTCGCGGAGCGCGTCGCGGTGTTCGACAACGACGGCACGCTGTGGTGCGAGCAGCCCCTCCCCAGCCCGGCCGACTTCATCGCGCGCCGGTTGTCGGAGATGGCCGACGTCGACCCGGACCTGCGCGACCGCCAGCCCTGGAAGGCGGCCTACGAGAACGACCCCACCTGGCTGCGGACCGTCCTCGCCGAGCACTACGCGGGCGACGACCGGGCGCTGCCCACCCTCCTCGACGGGATCCTCGCCGCCTACGACGGGATCGACGTCGACGACTTCGAGGCGCGGTCGGGGGCGTTCCTGCGCACCGCCCGGCACCCCACCCTCGGGCGCAGGTACGTCGACTGCGCCTACGCACCGATGGTCGAGCTGCTCGGCTACCTCGAGGAGAACGGGTTCACCAGCTACATCGCCTCGGGCGGCGGGCGCGACTTCATGCGGTCGGTCAGCCAGGAGGTCTACGGCATCCCCCGCGACCGGGTGATCGGCAGCGCCAGCACGCTCACCTACACGAGTGGTCCCGGGGGCGGGACGATCACGCACAACGCCGAGGCCGACTACCTCGACGACGGTCCCCAGAAACCGGTCCGGATCGGGAGCCGGACCGGCCGTCGACCCCTGCTGGCGGCCGGCAACTCCAACGGCGACGTACCGATGCTGGAGTTCGCCCACCGCGACGACGGGGCGACCCTGCGCCTGCTCGTGGCGCACGACGACGCCGCGCGCGAGTTCGCCTACACCACCGGGGCGGAGCGGGCGCTGGCGCGGGCCGCCGAGCAAGGGTGGACGGTGGTCAGCATGAAGGACGACTGGACCCGGGTCTTCTGA
- a CDS encoding glutamate decarboxylase, which yields MLPQTAYQIVLDEAMLDGNARFNLATFVTTWMDEEADRLYAATFDKNMVDKDEYPQTAEIEARCVAMLADLWHAPDAVDSIGTSTTGSSEGCMLAGLALKRRWQTARRAAGLPTDRPNIVMGGNVQVVWEKFANYWEVEPRYIPLEGDVFHLTPDRLLEHVDENTIGVVAVLGSTMDGTYEPVAEICARLDDYEQTSGVSVPLHVDAASGGFVAPFIQPDLVWDFRLPRVVSIQSSGHKFGLVYPGVGWVLWRDKEHLPADLVFHVNYLGGDMPTFALNFSRPGAQVVLQYYQFLRLGRDGFRLVQQTCQDVAVHIARTLHAMPEFHVISDGTELPVVTFSMSGQVTKYDVYDVSRKLRERGWLVPAYTMPPQAGGPRGAPGRGPQRLQPRHGRALPPRPAHGHRLVGRPLRPDAARGAAQQLPPLMSASAPLDPVTTIRSKQYLSALVLAAILGAPISAIAYGFLALVAKIQELVFTDLPHDLLAGGTPAWWPVPWLMLSGLLTGLTIRHLPGNCGHSPAFGFQAGGGAPVDRDLPGVALAALTTLSLGAVLGPEAPLIAIGAGLGALTVHQLRKDAPPMAATIMASAGSFAAISTLFGSPVLAAFLIMEVAGIGGATLSLVALPGLLASGIGALVFVGLDSWTGLGSFSLSLTTVPPAVDPTLATMAYALAVGAIGALLGWVIRRIGLSLRPVVHLNRVLVTAGLGLLVGLTAMAYQLISGNSFSQVLFSGQDSLPVLVEHAADYSVGVLLLLLVCKTLAYAVSLSAFRGGPVFPSMFIGAALGIALSGLPGMSLAPAIAMGIGAMCTSMLRLPLTSTLLATLLLGTDGISVTPQVVVAVVVAFVLTNVLPAPGPTGPEEPAPAKAR from the coding sequence ATGCTGCCCCAGACGGCGTACCAGATCGTCCTGGACGAGGCGATGCTCGACGGCAACGCCCGCTTCAACCTCGCCACCTTCGTCACGACGTGGATGGACGAGGAGGCCGACCGGCTGTACGCCGCGACCTTCGACAAGAACATGGTCGACAAGGACGAGTACCCGCAGACCGCCGAGATCGAGGCCCGCTGCGTGGCCATGCTCGCCGACCTCTGGCACGCCCCGGACGCCGTCGACAGCATCGGTACGTCGACCACCGGGAGCTCCGAGGGCTGCATGCTCGCCGGCCTCGCGCTCAAGCGCCGGTGGCAGACCGCCAGGCGTGCCGCCGGGCTGCCGACGGACCGGCCGAACATCGTCATGGGCGGCAACGTCCAGGTGGTCTGGGAGAAGTTCGCGAACTACTGGGAGGTGGAGCCGCGCTACATCCCGCTGGAAGGAGACGTCTTCCACCTCACGCCCGACCGGCTGCTGGAGCACGTCGACGAGAACACCATCGGGGTGGTGGCCGTGCTCGGCTCCACGATGGACGGCACCTACGAACCGGTGGCCGAGATCTGCGCCCGGCTCGACGACTACGAGCAGACCAGTGGCGTCTCGGTGCCGCTGCACGTGGACGCCGCGTCGGGAGGGTTCGTCGCCCCGTTCATCCAGCCCGACCTGGTCTGGGACTTCCGACTCCCGCGGGTCGTCTCGATCCAGTCGTCCGGGCACAAGTTCGGGCTGGTCTACCCGGGGGTGGGCTGGGTGCTGTGGCGGGACAAGGAGCACCTGCCGGCCGACCTGGTGTTCCACGTCAACTACCTGGGCGGCGACATGCCCACCTTCGCGCTGAACTTCTCGCGCCCGGGCGCGCAGGTCGTCCTGCAGTACTACCAGTTCCTCCGACTCGGCCGGGACGGCTTCCGGCTGGTCCAGCAGACCTGCCAGGACGTCGCGGTGCACATCGCCCGGACGCTGCACGCGATGCCGGAGTTCCACGTCATCTCCGACGGCACCGAGCTGCCGGTGGTGACCTTCTCGATGTCCGGGCAGGTCACGAAGTACGATGTGTACGACGTCTCGCGCAAGCTCCGCGAACGCGGCTGGCTCGTCCCGGCGTACACCATGCCCCCCCAAGCGGGAGGACCTCGCGGTGCTCCGGGTCGTGGTCCGCAACGGCTTCAGCCACGACATGGCCGAGCTCTTCCTCCGCGACCTGCGCACGGCCATCGACTGGTTGGACGACCTCTCCGGCCCGATGCCGCACGAGGAGCAGCCCAACAGCTTCCACCACTGATGAGCGCGTCGGCGCCGCTGGACCCGGTCACGACCATCCGGTCCAAGCAGTACCTCTCGGCGCTGGTGCTCGCCGCGATCCTCGGCGCCCCGATCTCCGCGATCGCCTACGGCTTCCTGGCCCTCGTCGCGAAGATCCAGGAGCTGGTGTTCACCGACCTTCCGCACGACCTCCTCGCCGGCGGGACGCCGGCCTGGTGGCCGGTGCCGTGGTTGATGCTCTCGGGCCTGCTGACCGGGCTGACCATCCGCCACCTGCCCGGGAACTGCGGGCACTCGCCGGCGTTCGGGTTCCAGGCCGGCGGCGGCGCACCCGTCGACCGGGACCTGCCGGGCGTGGCCCTCGCGGCCCTGACCACGCTCAGCCTGGGCGCGGTCCTCGGGCCCGAGGCGCCCCTGATCGCCATCGGCGCCGGCCTGGGTGCGCTAACGGTGCACCAGTTGCGCAAGGACGCCCCGCCGATGGCCGCGACGATCATGGCCTCGGCGGGGAGCTTCGCGGCGATCAGCACGCTGTTCGGTTCCCCGGTGCTCGCCGCCTTCCTGATCATGGAGGTCGCCGGCATCGGCGGCGCGACGTTGAGCCTGGTGGCACTCCCGGGCCTGCTCGCCTCCGGCATCGGGGCGCTGGTCTTCGTGGGCCTGGACAGCTGGACCGGCCTGGGGAGCTTCTCGCTGTCGCTCACCACGGTGCCGCCGGCGGTCGACCCGACCCTGGCCACCATGGCCTACGCACTGGCCGTCGGCGCGATCGGCGCGCTGCTGGGCTGGGTGATCCGCCGCATCGGGCTGTCGCTGCGCCCGGTCGTGCACCTGAACCGGGTGCTGGTCACCGCCGGCCTCGGGCTGCTCGTCGGGCTGACGGCGATGGCCTACCAGCTGATCTCCGGCAACAGCTTCAGCCAGGTCCTGTTCTCCGGGCAGGACTCCCTGCCGGTGCTCGTCGAGCACGCGGCCGACTACTCGGTGGGTGTCCTGCTCCTGCTCCTGGTGTGCAAGACGCTCGCCTACGCTGTCTCGCTGAGCGCCTTTCGCGGCGGCCCGGTCTTCCCGTCGATGTTCATCGGCGCCGCGCTCGGCATCGCGCTGTCCGGGCTGCCGGGCATGAGCCTCGCGCCGGCGATCGCGATGGGCATCGGAGCCATGTGTACGTCGATGCTGCGGCTGCCGTTGACCTCGACGCTGCTGGCCACCCTGCTGCTCGGCACCGACGGCATCTCGGTGACCCCGCAGGTCGTGGTCGCGGTGGTGGTCGCCTTCGTCCTGACCAACGTGCTGCCCGCCCCCGGCCCCACCGGACCGGAGGAGCCGGCGCCGGCGAAGGCCCGGTGA
- a CDS encoding DUF402 domain-containing protein, protein MSWQRGEHILWHYRRPTWRPGDAEFVDPMTVVRDDERGLVAWLAPGTERLKAVLRNGKPLRAAEPGDRFVGPRATARGQWHGPGILRIAPPAVPWSVWLFWDEPWEFDGWYVNLEAVSHREGRHLFTSDRVLDVWLPREGAAALKDEDELQAAVEEGAFTADEAEAFRGHAEAAVAVFEACGFPFDEPWTDWRPDPAWQRPALPAQATWDFDELAGRTGA, encoded by the coding sequence ATGTCCTGGCAGCGAGGCGAGCACATCCTGTGGCACTACCGCCGTCCCACGTGGCGGCCGGGGGACGCGGAGTTCGTCGACCCGATGACCGTCGTACGAGACGACGAACGCGGGCTCGTGGCGTGGCTCGCCCCCGGGACGGAGCGGCTCAAGGCGGTGCTGCGGAACGGCAAGCCCCTGAGGGCGGCCGAGCCCGGCGACCGCTTCGTCGGACCGCGGGCGACGGCGCGAGGGCAGTGGCACGGGCCGGGCATCCTGCGGATCGCGCCGCCCGCGGTGCCCTGGAGCGTCTGGCTGTTCTGGGACGAGCCGTGGGAGTTCGACGGCTGGTACGTCAACCTCGAAGCGGTGAGCCACCGCGAGGGTCGGCACCTGTTCACCTCCGACCGGGTGCTCGACGTGTGGCTGCCCCGGGAGGGTGCCGCCGCCCTGAAGGACGAGGACGAGCTGCAGGCGGCGGTCGAGGAAGGAGCCTTCACCGCGGACGAGGCGGAGGCCTTCCGGGGTCACGCCGAGGCCGCGGTGGCCGTCTTCGAGGCGTGCGGGTTCCCGTTCGACGAGCCGTGGACGGACTGGCGACCCGACCCCGCGTGGCAGCGCCCCGCGCTGCCCGCGCAGGCGACGTGGGACTTCGACGAGCTGGCCGGACGCACCGGGGCGTAG
- a CDS encoding HNH endonuclease — protein sequence MIEDRSTLKPEQGSPVPGLLEAAVPDSRVLSGWVQALGSLGADNQLDGTDDADDDTHDGGGGMGAGGVVSDAERVEQLVVLERLKAAAAAAQARVTVGFEASQRAAQRAAGVPERRVGAGVAAQVGLARRDSPVKGARHLGLARALVSELPHTLAALAAGQTSEWRATLIARETACLSGADRVRVDAELAARPGGIGALGDREAAAEARRIGYRLDPHALTDRAARAHHERRVTLRPAPDTMACLSGLLPAVQGVALYAALTRHADTLRSGGDARSRGQIMADTLVERVTGQTTATAVPVEIALVMTDTTLLGTHRTPADDPHDPVEAVEAVDVPVQLAGYGPLPAPWVRDWLRTTGTGTEAEVWVRRLYTSPETGQLVAMDSRRRRFTGLLRRFLVLRDQHCRTPWCNAPIRHLDHPHPARTGGPTTAGNAQGLCAACNYAKEAPGWTTHTTNPHTGTGTGPAVETTTPTGHRHRTRPPLPPGPTRPPRTTRPRQPSHAELSFRHDLHVVLAR from the coding sequence ATGATCGAAGACCGTTCGACATTGAAGCCCGAGCAGGGAAGCCCGGTTCCCGGGCTGCTGGAGGCTGCTGTGCCCGACTCCCGGGTGCTGTCCGGCTGGGTGCAGGCGCTGGGCTCGCTGGGTGCCGACAACCAGCTGGACGGCACCGACGACGCCGACGACGACACCCACGATGGCGGCGGTGGCATGGGCGCCGGGGGTGTTGTCTCGGATGCGGAGCGGGTCGAGCAGCTGGTGGTGCTGGAGCGGTTGAAGGCGGCTGCGGCGGCGGCGCAGGCGCGGGTCACGGTCGGGTTCGAGGCCTCCCAGCGGGCCGCCCAGCGGGCCGCCGGGGTGCCGGAGCGGCGGGTCGGCGCGGGGGTCGCGGCGCAGGTCGGGCTGGCCCGCCGCGACAGCCCGGTCAAGGGCGCCCGGCACCTGGGGCTGGCCCGGGCCCTGGTGAGCGAGCTGCCGCACACCCTGGCCGCGCTGGCCGCGGGGCAGACCTCGGAGTGGCGGGCCACCCTGATCGCCCGGGAGACCGCCTGCCTGTCCGGTGCGGACCGGGTCCGGGTGGACGCCGAGCTGGCCGCCCGACCCGGCGGGATCGGGGCGCTGGGAGACCGCGAGGCGGCCGCGGAGGCCCGCCGGATCGGCTACCGGCTCGACCCGCACGCGCTCACCGACCGGGCCGCCCGCGCGCACCACGAGCGCCGGGTCACCCTACGCCCGGCGCCGGACACGATGGCCTGCCTGTCCGGGCTGCTGCCCGCGGTCCAGGGCGTCGCGCTCTACGCCGCGCTGACCCGGCACGCCGACACCCTGCGCTCGGGCGGGGACGCCCGCAGCCGCGGGCAGATCATGGCCGACACCCTGGTCGAACGGGTCACCGGCCAGACCACCGCCACCGCGGTCCCGGTCGAGATCGCCCTGGTGATGACCGACACCACCCTGCTCGGCACCCACCGGACCCCTGCGGACGACCCGCACGATCCGGTGGAGGCGGTGGAGGCGGTGGACGTGCCGGTGCAGCTCGCGGGCTACGGACCGCTGCCCGCCCCCTGGGTCCGGGACTGGCTGCGCACCACCGGCACCGGCACCGAGGCGGAGGTCTGGGTACGCCGCCTCTACACCAGCCCGGAGACCGGGCAGCTGGTCGCGATGGACTCCCGGCGCCGCCGGTTCACCGGACTCCTGCGCCGGTTCCTGGTGCTGCGCGACCAGCACTGCCGCACCCCCTGGTGCAACGCCCCGATCCGACACCTCGACCACCCCCACCCGGCCCGCACCGGCGGCCCCACCACCGCCGGCAACGCCCAGGGGCTCTGCGCGGCCTGCAACTACGCCAAGGAAGCCCCCGGCTGGACCACCCACACCACCAACCCCCACACCGGCACCGGGACCGGTCCGGCAGTGGAGACCACCACCCCCACCGGACACCGACACCGCACCCGACCACCCCTGCCCCCCGGACCCACCCGACCACCCCGCACCACCCGACCCCGACAACCCAGCCACGCCGAGCTCTCCTTCCGCCACGACCTCCACGTCGTCCTCGCCCGCTGA
- a CDS encoding VOC family protein, with product MTAPHLSLSGVVLGAPDPQALATFYEALLGYERVEDSEEWVVTRPAGGVLPGLSFQREKYHVAPTWPGGPTDQQMQVHLDVAVSDLDAAGALAERAGAVLAEYQPQEDVRVWIDPAGHPFCLFLQG from the coding sequence ATGACGGCACCCCACCTCTCCCTGTCCGGCGTCGTGCTCGGCGCGCCCGACCCGCAGGCCCTCGCGACCTTCTACGAGGCCCTCCTCGGCTACGAGCGCGTGGAGGACAGCGAGGAGTGGGTGGTGACCCGGCCGGCCGGCGGCGTACTCCCCGGACTGTCCTTCCAGCGGGAGAAGTACCACGTCGCACCGACCTGGCCGGGCGGCCCGACCGACCAGCAGATGCAGGTCCACCTCGACGTCGCGGTCAGCGACCTCGACGCGGCCGGGGCCCTGGCCGAGCGCGCCGGAGCGGTGCTGGCGGAGTACCAGCCGCAGGAGGACGTGCGCGTGTGGATCGACCCCGCGGGGCACCCGTTCTGCCTGTTCCTGCAGGGCTGA